The genomic stretch ATAATGTAATGAGCAACTTTCTCCTATATAACCATGTCATTTATTAATTTTAAAAGAAGCTCATTTACTTACTTTTTTTGATGAAGTGAGAGGTGAAAGTCGTGTTATCATAATAACCTGCAATAAAAAGGCTTCAGAAGAATATCTGAAGCCTTTATTTTATCTAGTTATCATTGTCATCGAGTAGATGTCCAAAGAAATCTTTTTTCGTTTGTAAATAGCCCTTACTTATTTCGTTGGCCGGGATCTGTAATGGTATCCTTGAATTAAGATGTACATTACTGTCTACTACATATTTTACCTTTTCCGGGTTATTGGTCAAAAGATTGACATCTTTTACATCCAACAGATTGAGGATTTCAATAGCTACCCCAAAGTTCCTGTCATCAGCAGGAAGTCCCAGTTCAAGATTGGCCTGCACCGTATCAAGTCCTTTTTCCTGTAATGAATATGCCTTTAATTTATTAATGATACCAATATTACGGCCTTCCTGACGAAGGTAAATAATAATACCACCATTTTCGTGGATATATTTCATGGCTGCATCCAATTGCTGGCCGCATTCACATTTTTTTGAATGGAAAACTTCTCCGGTAATACATTCTGAGTGAAAACGAACATTAACAGGTTTTGAGAAATCTGTATTGTCTGCGATGATTGCCATGTGAGGCATCCAGTCGTTTTCATTTTCGGAGAAAGCAATCATTCGGAAATTGCCGTGCTCTGTAGGAACATTGGCTTCCGCCTGAATTTTAATCATTGATAGTTCAATTAGTTTTTAA from Chryseobacterium indologenes encodes the following:
- the ribA gene encoding GTP cyclohydrolase II, whose translation is MIKIQAEANVPTEHGNFRMIAFSENENDWMPHMAIIADNTDFSKPVNVRFHSECITGEVFHSKKCECGQQLDAAMKYIHENGGIIIYLRQEGRNIGIINKLKAYSLQEKGLDTVQANLELGLPADDRNFGVAIEILNLLDVKDVNLLTNNPEKVKYVVDSNVHLNSRIPLQIPANEISKGYLQTKKDFFGHLLDDNDN